From a single Apostichopus japonicus isolate 1M-3 chromosome 12, ASM3797524v1, whole genome shotgun sequence genomic region:
- the LOC139976757 gene encoding cystathionine beta-synthase-like isoform X7 — translation MTTNHSAHHVNGNGWKWEMPDTPSKCTWHQGMDPKNSPHQHKSKVLTNSRATVVKNVLEVIGDTPLVKINKIGKSAGLKCEVFAKCEFFNAGGSIKDRIALRMVENAEEKGILKPGCTLIEPTSGNTGIGLALAAAVKGYRCIIVMPEKMSNEKVDVLRALGAEIIRTPTSARFDSPESHICRAQRLQEEIPNAIILDQYRNPGNPVAHYDTTAEEIWKQCDGKVDMVVIGAGTGGTLTGLGRKLKEKNPNIQIIGVDTEGSVIAHNIQTKKYIEDVGHNGVHPHSEMSNGDSAAIVGVDPVGSILALPESLNGEVTSYHVEGIGYDFVPTVLDQGIADAWVKVGDKEAFLMSRRLIKEEGLLCGGSCGTAMVAAMRAAKTLKEGQRCVVILPDSVRNYMTKFLSDSWMEEHGFLDQPIQTAGEMSSWAKQPLSVLKLGVPLTVLQSVTSQECIDVMNQESFDQLPVVNEAGSVLGVVTWSGNGSLK, via the exons ATGACGACCAACCACTCTGCTCATCATGTGAACGGTAATGGATGGAAGTGGGAGATGCCAGACACACCATCAAAATGCACCTGGCACCAGGGTATGGACCCCAAGAATAGCCCTCACcaacataaatcaaa AGTCCTGACAAATTCTAGAGCAACTGTAGTGAAGAATGTGCTGGAGGTGATCGGTGACACACCGCTGGTGAAAATCAACAAGATCGGAAAGAGTGCTGGTCTCAAGTGTGAAGTCT TCGCTAAATGTGAGTTTTTCAACGCTGGAGGGAGCATCAAAGACAGGATAGCTCTACGCATGGTTGAAAATGCAGAGGAAAAGGGTATTTTGAAACCAGGGTGCACCCTCATAGAACCCACATCAGGGAACACAG GAATTGGTCTTGCTTTGGCAGCTGCGGTCAAAGGTTACCGTTGTATCATTGTCATGCCTGAGAAGATGAGCAATGAGAAGGTGGACGTCCTCCGAGCCCTAGGAGCAGAGATCATCAGGACACCCACCTCTGCTCGGTTTGATAGTCCCGAGTCTCATATCTGTCGGGCCCAGCGTCTGCAGGAAGAGATTCCAAATGCAATTATCTTGGATCAGTATCGTAACCCTGGCAACCCTGTAGCCCATTATGACACTACTGCAGAGGAAATCTGGAAGCAGTGTGATG GTAAGGTTGACATGGTGGTGATAGGAGCAGGGACAGGGGGAACTCTGACTGGCCTGGGAAGGAAACTGAAGGAGAAGAACCCAAATATCCAG ATTATAGGTGTTGACACCGAAGGTTCTGTCATAGCCCATAATATTCAGACCAAGAAGTACATTGAAGACGTTGGCCATAACGGTGTTCATCCTCACTCGGAGATGTCTAATGGCGACTCAGCAGCg ATTGTGGGTGTGGACCCTGTGGGATCCATCCTGGCTTTACCAGAGTCGCTGAACGGTGAAGTCACATCATATCATGTGGAAGGAATCGGTTATGACTTTGTCCCGACTGTCTTGGACCAAGGAATTGCAGACGCATGGGTCAAAGTTGGTGACAAGGAGGCCTTTTTGATGTCCCGCAGGTTGATAAAGGAGGAAGGACTCTTGTGCG GTGGAAGCTGTGGGACTGCTATGGTAGCTGCCATGAGAGCGGCCAAGACGCTGAAAGAAGGCCAGCGTTGTGTTGTGATCCTCCCAGACTCTGTACGGAATTACAT GACAAAGTTTCTGTCCGACTCGTGGATGGAAGAACATGGATTCTTGGATCAACCGATACAAACAGCTGG TGAAATGTCTTC GTGGGCTAAGCAACCTCTGTCTGTTCTCAAGTTGGGAGTTCCGCTGACCGTCCTCCAGTCAGTGACCTCTCAAGAGTGTATTGATGTCATGAACCAGGAGAGCTTTGACCAGTTACCTGTGGTCAATGAGGCTGG GTCTGTCTTGGGTGTGGTCACTTGGTCAGGTAATGGCAGCCTCAAATAG